In Jeotgalibaca arthritidis, a single genomic region encodes these proteins:
- the rpoB gene encoding DNA-directed RNA polymerase subunit beta — translation MKKLLGHNVNYGKHRTRRSYSRISEVLELPNLIELQTDSYKWFLEKGLREMFSDISPIEDHTGNLALDFLDYELHTPKYTVAEARQHDANYSAPIYVKLRLINKETGEIKDQEVFFGDFPLMTEMGTFIINGAERVIVSQLVRSPGVYYHNKIDKNGKETFGNTMIPNRGAWMEFETDAKDISYVRIDRTRKIPLSVLIRALGFGSDDQILEIFGNNDSLKLTIEKDVHKVSSDSRTEEGLKDIYERLRPGEPKTADSSRNLLYARFFDPRRYDLAPVGRYKLNKKLNIKTRLYNQILAETLVDPETGEILAESGTELNREVMDRLSSHLDNGLNEVVLHPSEDGVVTEPVHIQVVKVFSKADPEKIINVIGNGEIDAEVKHLTTADIFASINYFFNLYEGLGNIDDIDHLGNRRIRSVGELLQNQFRIGLSRMERVVRERMSIQDVSTITPQQLINIRPVVASIKEFFGSSQLSQFMDQTNPLGELTHKRRLSALGPGGLTRDRAGYEVRDVHYSHYGRMCPIETPEGPNIGLINSLSSYAKINDYGFIETPYRRVDWNTHKVTDTIDYLTADEEDNFVVAQANSILNEDGSFVNDIVMARYIHDNLEVPIERVDYMDVSPKQVVAVATACIPFLENDDSNRALMGANMQRQAVPLINPKAPLIGTGMEYKAAHDSGAALLCNNDGVVEYVDANEIRVRRPDGALDKYNVIKFQRSNSGTCYNQRPIISLGEEVEKGDILADGPSMEQGEMALGQNILVAFMTWEGYNYEDAVIMNERLVKDDVYTSVHIEEYESEARDTKLGPEEITREIPNVGEDALKDLDERGIIRIGAEVRDGDILVGKVTPKGVTELSAEERLLHAIFGEKAREVRDTSLRVPHGGGGIVHDVKVFTREAGDELSPGVNLLVRVYIVQKRKISEGDKMAGRHGNKGVVSRIMPEEDMPYLPDGTPVDIMLNPLGVPSRMNIGQVLELHLGMAARQLGIHIATPVFDGASEEDVWGTVAEAGMAKDAKTVLYDGRTGEPFDNRVSVGVMYYLKLSHMVDDKLHARSTGPYSLVTQQPLGGKAQFGGQRFGEMEVWALEAYGAAYTLQEILTYKSDDVVGRVKTYEAIVKGESIPKPGVPESFRVLVKELQALGLDMKVLDENREEIELRDMDEEDDVVNFERLNKQTEVKKEDAETEAGETRE, via the coding sequence GTGAAGAAGTTGTTAGGACACAATGTTAATTACGGGAAACATCGTACCCGCAGAAGTTACTCACGTATCAGTGAAGTTTTAGAACTTCCAAACCTGATTGAACTTCAAACAGATTCTTACAAATGGTTCTTGGAAAAAGGACTAAGAGAAATGTTTAGCGATATTTCTCCAATTGAAGATCATACAGGTAACTTAGCCTTAGATTTTTTGGATTATGAACTTCATACGCCAAAATACACAGTAGCAGAGGCTCGTCAACACGATGCAAACTACTCAGCTCCTATCTATGTTAAGCTTCGTTTAATCAATAAAGAAACGGGCGAAATTAAAGACCAAGAAGTTTTCTTCGGAGACTTCCCATTGATGACAGAAATGGGAACATTCATCATCAATGGTGCAGAACGTGTTATTGTATCGCAATTAGTACGTTCACCAGGTGTTTACTACCACAATAAGATTGATAAAAATGGTAAGGAAACATTCGGAAATACAATGATTCCAAACCGTGGTGCATGGATGGAATTTGAAACAGATGCAAAGGATATTTCTTATGTACGTATTGACCGTACGCGTAAAATCCCCCTATCTGTTTTAATTCGTGCGTTAGGGTTTGGATCAGATGACCAAATTTTAGAAATTTTTGGAAACAATGACAGCTTGAAGCTGACAATCGAAAAAGATGTTCATAAAGTATCTTCTGACTCAAGAACAGAAGAAGGCTTGAAAGATATCTACGAGCGTCTTCGCCCAGGTGAGCCAAAGACAGCAGACAGTTCTCGTAACTTACTATATGCGCGTTTCTTCGACCCAAGAAGATATGATTTAGCTCCTGTTGGACGTTACAAACTAAATAAAAAACTAAACATTAAAACAAGACTTTACAACCAAATCTTGGCTGAAACATTAGTTGATCCAGAAACAGGCGAAATTCTTGCTGAATCAGGTACAGAATTAAACCGTGAAGTAATGGATAGATTAAGTAGCCATCTTGATAATGGTTTGAACGAAGTTGTTTTACACCCATCTGAAGATGGTGTTGTAACAGAACCAGTTCACATCCAAGTTGTTAAAGTATTTTCAAAAGCAGACCCTGAAAAAATTATCAATGTGATTGGTAACGGCGAAATTGACGCAGAAGTTAAACATTTAACAACAGCTGACATTTTTGCATCTATCAACTACTTCTTCAACTTATATGAAGGATTAGGAAACATTGACGACATCGACCACTTAGGTAACCGTCGTATTCGTTCAGTAGGTGAATTACTGCAAAACCAATTCCGTATCGGTTTATCTCGTATGGAACGTGTAGTACGTGAGAGAATGTCTATTCAAGATGTTTCAACGATTACACCACAACAATTAATTAACATTCGTCCAGTAGTGGCTTCTATTAAAGAGTTCTTCGGATCTTCTCAGTTGTCACAGTTCATGGACCAAACAAACCCATTAGGTGAGTTGACGCACAAACGCCGTCTATCTGCACTTGGACCTGGTGGTTTGACGCGTGACCGTGCCGGCTATGAAGTTCGTGACGTTCACTACTCTCACTACGGCCGTATGTGTCCGATTGAAACACCTGAGGGACCTAACATCGGTTTGATTAACAGTTTGTCTTCATATGCAAAAATTAATGACTACGGCTTTATTGAAACACCATATCGTCGTGTTGACTGGAATACACATAAAGTAACAGATACCATCGACTATCTAACAGCTGATGAAGAAGATAATTTTGTTGTTGCCCAAGCAAACTCAATATTAAATGAAGATGGTAGCTTCGTTAACGACATTGTTATGGCACGTTACATCCATGATAACTTGGAAGTGCCGATTGAACGTGTTGACTACATGGACGTTTCACCAAAACAAGTAGTTGCGGTAGCGACAGCATGTATTCCGTTCTTGGAAAACGATGACTCCAACCGTGCATTGATGGGTGCCAACATGCAGCGTCAAGCTGTTCCGTTGATCAATCCTAAAGCTCCGCTTATCGGTACTGGTATGGAATACAAAGCAGCGCATGACTCTGGTGCAGCCTTATTGTGTAACAACGATGGTGTTGTTGAGTATGTTGATGCTAACGAAATCCGCGTACGTCGTCCAGACGGCGCACTTGATAAATACAATGTGATTAAGTTCCAACGTTCAAACTCTGGAACATGTTACAACCAACGCCCAATCATTAGCTTAGGCGAAGAAGTAGAAAAAGGTGACATTCTTGCTGATGGTCCATCTATGGAACAAGGTGAGATGGCACTTGGACAAAACATCTTAGTAGCCTTCATGACTTGGGAAGGTTACAACTATGAAGATGCGGTTATCATGAATGAACGTCTTGTTAAAGATGATGTTTATACATCTGTTCATATTGAAGAATATGAATCAGAAGCTCGTGATACAAAACTTGGACCTGAAGAAATCACTCGTGAGATTCCAAACGTCGGAGAAGACGCTTTGAAAGATTTAGACGAGCGCGGAATTATCCGTATCGGTGCTGAAGTTCGCGATGGCGATATTCTTGTTGGTAAAGTAACACCTAAGGGAGTAACTGAATTATCTGCTGAAGAACGTCTTCTTCATGCTATTTTCGGTGAAAAAGCACGTGAAGTTCGTGATACATCACTACGCGTACCACACGGTGGCGGCGGAATCGTTCATGACGTTAAAGTCTTTACACGTGAAGCAGGCGATGAATTATCACCTGGTGTTAACTTACTCGTTCGTGTTTACATTGTTCAAAAACGTAAAATTAGCGAAGGGGATAAGATGGCGGGACGTCACGGTAATAAAGGGGTTGTATCCCGTATTATGCCGGAAGAAGACATGCCATACTTACCAGATGGTACACCAGTTGATATCATGTTGAATCCACTAGGGGTTCCTTCTCGTATGAACATTGGACAAGTATTGGAATTACACTTAGGTATGGCTGCTCGCCAACTTGGTATTCATATTGCAACACCAGTATTTGATGGGGCAAGTGAAGAAGATGTTTGGGGAACAGTAGCAGAAGCTGGTATGGCGAAAGATGCTAAGACTGTCCTTTATGATGGTCGTACTGGTGAGCCATTTGACAACCGCGTTTCTGTTGGGGTTATGTACTACTTGAAACTATCCCACATGGTAGACGACAAGTTACATGCTCGTTCAACAGGACCATACTCTCTTGTTACACAACAACCACTTGGAGGTAAAGCTCAATTTGGTGGACAACGTTTCGGAGAGATGGAAGTTTGGGCACTGGAAGCTTACGGTGCTGCTTATACACTACAAGAAATCTTGACTTACAAGTCAGATGACGTTGTCGGACGTGTGAAAACTTACGAAGCGATTGTTAAAGGTGAATCAATTCCAAAACCTGGTGTTCCAGAATCATTCCGCGTATTAGTAAAAGAATTGCAAGCTCTAGGTCTAGATATGAAAGTATTAGACGAAAATAGAGAAGAAATCGAATTACGCGATATGGACGAAGAAGATGACGTTGTGAATTTCGAACGTTTAAACAAACAAACTGAAGTTAAAAAAGAAGATGCAGAAACTGAGGCAGGAGAAACAAGAGAGTAA